Proteins encoded together in one Citromicrobium bathyomarinum window:
- a CDS encoding TetR/AcrR family transcriptional regulator yields MTDKTYHHGNLAAELLQAAERELVLNGIEAFSLRAVAKRAGVSHGAPAYHFKSARGLLTALAATGYERLVEAQKARQSDAGSAPKEQLIAIGLGYLDFAEANPDLFRLMFSSEKPDRGDAHFDTAAKAAFGKLLDGVCEVLGRDPSAHPSAMTQVAASWAMVHGLADLIISGRLDGPLALKEISGPDREMLLSRILLKALA; encoded by the coding sequence ATGACGGACAAGACCTATCATCATGGAAATCTGGCTGCCGAGCTGTTGCAGGCGGCAGAGCGAGAGCTGGTCCTGAACGGGATCGAGGCGTTTTCCCTACGGGCGGTGGCGAAGCGTGCAGGTGTCAGCCATGGTGCCCCCGCCTATCATTTCAAAAGCGCCAGAGGATTGCTGACCGCGCTCGCCGCGACCGGATACGAGCGGCTGGTGGAGGCGCAGAAAGCGCGCCAGTCCGACGCCGGGAGCGCCCCGAAGGAGCAGCTTATTGCGATCGGCCTGGGCTATCTCGATTTTGCCGAGGCCAATCCGGACCTTTTTAGGCTGATGTTCTCGTCCGAGAAGCCCGACAGGGGCGATGCCCATTTCGACACCGCAGCGAAAGCCGCCTTCGGAAAACTGCTCGATGGTGTGTGCGAGGTATTGGGCCGCGATCCTTCGGCCCACCCGTCTGCCATGACGCAGGTCGCCGCATCCTGGGCGATGGTCCACGGGCTGGCCGACCTCATCATTTCGGGGCGGCTCGACGGGCCGCTGGCGCTGAAAGAGATTTCGGGACCGGATCGGGAGATGCTGTTGTCGCGCATCCTGTTGAAAGCTCTGGCGTAA
- the ahpC gene encoding alkyl hydroperoxide reductase subunit C: MGIIGSQIKPFKATAFQAGKDFFEVTDEDVKGKWAIFFFYPADFTFVCPTELENLGEQYDMLQKMGVEVYAVSTDTHFSHKAWHDTSDKIGKLKFPFLGDQLHTLSKNFDVLREEMGLADRATFVVDPDGVIQIMEQTCEGVGRNANELARKIKAAQYVRENPGQVCPAAWEEGSETLAPSLDLVGKI; encoded by the coding sequence ATGGGTATCATCGGAAGCCAGATCAAACCGTTCAAAGCCACCGCATTCCAGGCCGGCAAGGACTTCTTCGAAGTCACCGACGAGGACGTGAAGGGCAAGTGGGCGATCTTCTTCTTCTACCCGGCGGACTTCACCTTCGTGTGCCCGACCGAGCTGGAAAACCTCGGCGAACAGTACGACATGCTCCAGAAGATGGGCGTGGAAGTCTATGCCGTCAGCACCGACACGCATTTCAGCCACAAGGCATGGCACGACACCTCCGACAAGATCGGCAAGCTGAAGTTCCCGTTCCTCGGCGACCAGCTGCACACGCTGTCGAAGAACTTCGACGTGCTGCGTGAGGAAATGGGCCTAGCCGACCGTGCGACCTTCGTGGTCGATCCCGACGGTGTGATCCAGATCATGGAACAGACCTGCGAAGGCGTGGGCCGCAATGCCAACGAACTCGCCCGCAAGATCAAGGCGGCGCAGTACGTGCGCGAAAACCCCGGCCAGGTCTGCCCGGCGGCGTGGGAAGAAGGCAGCGAAACGCTGGCCCCCTCGCTCGACCTTGTCGGCAAGATCTAA